A portion of the Gallus gallus isolate bGalGal1 chromosome 16, bGalGal1.mat.broiler.GRCg7b, whole genome shotgun sequence genome contains these proteins:
- the YLEC30 gene encoding c-type lectin-like protein, MHC-Y region, 30 produces the protein MMRFQGLANCWIGLHREEEDAQWTWSDGTAFTNWFELRGGGRCAYLNGDRISSSLCHLHKHWVCSRADHYVLWKQKVHPQ, from the exons ATGATGCGCTTCCAGGGCCTGGCAAACTGTTGGATCGGGCTTcacagggaagaagaggacgCCCAGTGGACATGGAGCGATGGCACAGCCTTCACCAACTG gtttgagctgcgaggtgGAGGCCGATGTGCGTACCTGAACGGGGACAGGATCAGCTCATCCCTGTGCCACCTACAcaagcactgggtctgcagcagagctgaccacTACGTCCTCTGGAAGCAAAAGGTGCACCCACAATGA
- the MHCY36 gene encoding major histocompatibility complex-Y, class I heavy chain, 36 (The RefSeq protein has 1 frameshift compared to this genomic sequence), with product MGPSEVVVLGLRLRLRLRLRLRLRLRLRLRLRLRLRLLLLLLLLLLLLLLLLLLLLLGALGAAVCGLHSLRYFLTGITNPGPGMPRFVIVGYVDDKIFGIYDSKSRTAQPIVEMLPQEDQEHWAVQTQKAQGGERDFDWFLSRLPERYNKSKGSHTMQMMIGCDILEDGSIRGYDQYAFDGRDFLAFDMDTMTFTAADPVAEITKRRWEEEGTYAERWKHELGTVCVQNLRRYLEHGKAAVKRRERPKVRVWGKEADGILTLSCHAHGFYPRPIAISWMKDGMVRDQETRWGGIVPNRDGTYHASAAIDVLPEDRDNYRCRVEHASLPQPGLFSWEPLPNLIPGGAGAVVTIVFVIAAVVGLEVWKRKSGKEKKDYEAAAGHDGESSGSATALVWNGGSGGVPVVGAVPVPCAPPLGPRPGQYWAQPSLENPQGGESGCGCGPT from the exons ATGGGTCCGAGcgaggtggtggtgctggggctgcggctgcggctgcggctgcggctgcggctgcggctgcggctgcggctgcggctgcggctgcggctgcggctgcgct tgctgctgctgctgctgctgctgctgctgctgctgctgctgctgctgctgctgctgctgcttggcgcCCTGGGCGCGGCGGTGTGCG GGTTGCACTCCCTGCGCTACTTCCTGACCGGGATTACGAATCCCGGCCCCGGGATGCCGCGGTTCGTGATCGTCGGGTACGTGGACGACAAAATCTTCGGTATCTACGACAGTAAGAGCAGGACTGCACAGCCCATCGTGGAGATGCTGCCGCAGGAGGACCAGGAGCACTGGGCTGTGCAGACCCAGAAGGCCCAGGGCGGTGAGCGGGATTTTGACTGGTTCCTGAGCAGGCTGCCGGAACGCTACAACAAAAGTAAAG GGTCTCACACGATGCAGATGATGATCGGCTGTGACATCCTGGAGGACGGCAGCATCCGAGGGTACGATCAGTATGCATTTGATGGGAGAGACTTCCTCGCCTTTGATATGGACACGATGACGTTCACTGCGGCGGATCCGGTGGCAGAAATCACCAAGAGGagatgggaggaggaagggacgTATGCTGAGAGATGGAAGCATGAGCTGGGGACTGTCTGCGTTCAGAACTTGAGGAGATACCTGGAGCATGGGAAGGCGGCAGTgaaaaggagag AGCGGCCCAAGGTGCGAGTGTGGGGGAAGGAGGCCGACGGGATCCTGACCTTGTCCTGCCACGCTCACGGCTTCTACCCGCGGCCCATTGCCATCAGCTGGATGAAGGACGGCATGGTCCGGGACCAGGAGACTCGCTGGGGGGGCATTGTGCCCAATAGGGATGGCACCTACCACGCCTCGGCTGCCATTGATGTGCTGCCGGAGGACAGGGACAACTACCGGTGCCGCGTGGAGCACGCCAGCCTGCCCCAGCCTGGTCTCTTCTCATGGG AGCCGCTGCCCAACCTGATCCCCGGTGGGGCTGGGGCAGTCGTCACCATTGTGTTTGTCATCGCTGCTGTCGTTGGATTGGAGGTGTGGAAGAGAAAGTCAG ggaaggagaagaaggattacgaagcagcagcag GCCACGACGGAGAATCCAGCGGCTCGGCCACAGCTTTAGTGTGGAACGGGGGCTCAGGAGGGGTCCCTGTGGTTGGAGCGGTCCCAGTTCCCTGCGCTCCCCCGTTGGGCCCACGGCCGGGGCAAtactgggcccagccctccctgGAGAACCCCCAGGGTGGTGAGTCAGGATGCGGATGTGGCCCCACATGA